In Zingiber officinale cultivar Zhangliang chromosome 6A, Zo_v1.1, whole genome shotgun sequence, a single genomic region encodes these proteins:
- the LOC121994303 gene encoding senescence-specific cysteine protease SAG39-like, translating into MGRIPAAPFTVKQCLVLAALFAVISSTGWGSKLSDPVTMSMAERHDRWMAEHGRVYRDEAEKRRRFNIFKSNVELIDSFNAAAGKHKYTLGVNQFADMTNEEFKASHTGFRNVIAARPVRKGGFRYENVSATPASVDWRAEGAVTPVKDQGSCGSCWAFSAVAAVEGITKLTAGELISLSEQELVDCDVEGGDEGCSGGLMDYAFEFIIGNGGLATEAQYPYQGVEGDCSEEKSSPSAASIGGYEDVPADDEASLRKAVAHQPVSVAIEAGGFDFRFYNGGIFTGECGTYLDHGVTAVGYDESSDGTKYWVVKNSWGEEWGEEGYIRMERDVDAKEGLCGIAMEASYPTA; encoded by the exons ATGGGTAGAATTCCGGCTGCCCCCTTCACCGTGAAGCAATGCCTCGTCCTGGCGGCCTTGTTCGCCGTGATATCGAGCACCGGTTGGGGGAGCAAGCTAAGTGATCCGGTGACCATGTCCATGGCGGAGAGGCATGATCGGTGGATGGCGGAGCACGGCCGTGTCTACCGCGATGAAGCAGAGAAGCGGCGCCGCTTCAACATCTTCAAGTCCAACGTCGAGCTCATCGACTCGTTCAACGCCGCCGCCGGGAAGCACAAGTACACGCTGGGCGTCAACCAGTTCGCCGACATGACCAACGAGGAGTTCAAAGCGTCCCACACCGGCTTCAGGAATGTGATCGCGGCGAGGCCGGTCAGGAAGGGAGGATTCAGGTACGAGAACGTGTCGGCAACGCCGGCGAGCGTCGACTGGAGGGCCGAAGGCGCAGTCACTCCCGTCAAAGATCAAGGGTCGTGCG GATCTTGCTGGGCGTTCTCCGCAGTGGCGGCCGTGGAGGGCATCACCAAGCTCACCGCCGGCGAGTTGATCTCCCTCTCCGAGCAGGAGCTGGTGGACTGCGACGTCGAAGGCGGGGACGAAGGCTGCAGCGGCGGCCTCATGGACTACGCGTTCGAGTTCATCATCGGCAACGGCGGCCTCGCCACCGAGGCCCAGTACCCTTACCAGGGCGTCGAGGGCGACTGCAGCGAGGAGAAATCCTCCCCCTCCGCCGCCTCCATCGGAGGGTACGAGGACGTGCCCGCCGACGACGAGGCATCGCTCCGCAAGGCCGTGGCCCACCAGCCAGTGTCGGTGGCGATAGAGGCCGGTGGGTTTGACTTCCGGTTCTACAACGGCGGCATCTTCACCGGGGAGTGCGGCACTTATCTGGACCACGGCGTCACCGCGGTGGGGTACGACGAGTCGAGCGACGGGACGAAGTACTGGGTGGTGAAGAACTCttggggagaagagtgggggGAGGAGGGCTACATAAGGATGGAAAGGGACGTGGACGCCAAGGAAGGGCTGTGTGGCATCGCCATGGAAGCTTCCTACCCAACTGcttga